A window from Balearica regulorum gibbericeps isolate bBalReg1 chromosome 1, bBalReg1.pri, whole genome shotgun sequence encodes these proteins:
- the AKAP11 gene encoding A-kinase anchor protein 11 isoform X5, whose product MEMYARAQGNRMKPRISVKKITFIGFAEEMGTVHLQELSAVSAELPDALKSLQLCKLKENEVIFLKDVKKTLAKPYVMKHQNQLPEVFCVMRLSPSFPRIKVDYIFTLLSKYTTGIRYAVEIKSSQKHQTETSHGEDDDTNQSVSSIEDDFVTAFEHLDEDEPSKIQSAGACSFTSQNHRDAASQTIPAQCLEAVDSKILVGSARRRSSARSSTLIDILGLKELSSVKNSVTTSISDPWIQRSFYKPYNPSDQGVNFLCKTLFSSSPAESSESDCSSPSPIIFLDEEGYQKSLKAKLQLPKIPVVKDGIEDSDSEVSEFFDSFDQFDELEQALENSCKVIRDPILGNPSQKRKTAREQLSSASITMNPQKFKFDRPTLPANVKKPTPRKPESPYSGIFDVPDSPRPVKTSGEESGGLFSPIRSSAFSPLGSCGSSECLCRINLSGDGTGQNHHDAIYNSYSAYADSVSFEILGSVFHSESSSEQMCAGNDSKHKGIALEGKKGRAADLKMKTGKEPDKQAKSKRKSLMIRDSIQKFAAELVEKSFGSAFKDLQKGVSSCTNALCHLAARLTSSVFQMAFYEIGRRRAISLKERAINGIANFLVSEAITGALKELRHVKKQIFTNTVARFAADLAEELVFEGIMEVCQFSYPSTPTAAQSSSFDYEDNVVRSYARDLSESVIQEAFIELSQVDVTFTTQAAISISMDNIKYVSAESMLESTQTSTVFPNVGDRVALKPVQDSNKEYTVQQALFCTSGVVSSIPVPLAGRALCQHQVSSDAYKAKVSRALNSDDNMKIYKDSTHPFFTSREREEEVASFRNIYLTSDHRQSTENTPSLLHNQSDTKQPNDRSGMNNNSESTSGLKGINTFSGTMVDMIVNEAYEAITSSRVTKAVEEYTDFLTRKIIDKKPYVQCIAEDFPKNMFADHLAKYVIKQSVDESKTVLCNTSENLPCNMSSQTYADTNRKEQCVIKKQEAEKQSNVSIIVEQQQLPLNNPGKFLLTPTHSVQCFSESKDCWQEQKGHRFASKSPPPCSTVTFARHVLEDFPDAGSCSITYLNKPSKNRDTQKPSSESLTYRQADGFLHANSFSSVMFGSEDALQIEGKSSLKDGNTCVMPDTPPPTPLVPYQGSSERNLRKLSKKLKGELAKEFAPATPPSTPYNPSITGLSETERDSLENEEFMLKLMRSLSEEVESSEDEYHSEMPIEKDECSEKTIQYADCLASHIISIATEMAASHLDGKTNERETDTQVQLGMQNERCGYTAFINIPEETCNSLWNYAGDMAGKVIHEAKKIVRSRHCKLLRLKRVNCQVDCLYLRKGDKDYSSKERCSPAQDQWRGERDSSVLPLPQGSGVTGLTSKYPSCESVTDEYADHIIRVLKREGGNAELLMDQYASRLAYRSIKSGLQQAARKTKLRYNRKTFPGQTAQVNGKLELIKAANKDAQQAKSSIHRCEDQTYERSIDTHRTECAELLHFSESLARSITCDVRKKLKMSGACLPKSLTDSCLYKKTELDEVTGEVIKTRFSSTFVPFSPDHKLYHSTGSLNENGYSEGIIQAIEKYARKVADDTLEMSLESAVLHVAENRKNGDRLSYTEKLSPFSGTVCRCCSMKEHRYCIESTPHHLSAQESSIPVRHFLHSAVGGACQKSRVFQLDIPKIHVDVEQKTVFSDKGAAAAVEKAGELSYTSLTADSGIGQDGVSFAESLTTEIMTSAMTNIGQAVNISSVGREGFHSVESIVSQQMSLSIGDDSTGSWSNLSFEDEHPDESSSFLHLSDSSAVFSSSPGSNGNSSSWSSLGLEGDMYEENLSFPTSDSDGTEDKDEDSKDAVEGLEQIQKTLAIVNIDLEPNLVDPQLRAALQWLAASETEVSDLHFHDTAAREFVFLSRRLRERDWKVGDLLQAVLKYCEMIEKASGGEEALNKSLVGWLLENV is encoded by the exons GAGTTGTCagctgtttctgcagagctccCAGATGCTCTGAAATCGCTCCAGTTGTgcaaactaaaagaaaatgaggttatatttctgaaagatgtAAAGAAAACCTTGGCAAAACCTTATGTCATGAAACATCAG AATCAGCTTCCTGAAGTGTTTTGTGTGATGAGACTGTCTCCTTCATTCCCAAGGATCAAAGTTGATTATATATTTACCTTGCTGAGCAAGTATACCACAGGCATAAGATATGCAGTGGAAATAAAATCGTCGCAAAAACATCAAACAGAGACATCCCATGGAGAAGATGATGACACTAATCAGTCAGTTTCTTCAATTGAGGATGATTTTGTCACTGCTTTTGAACACTTAGATGAAGATGAGCCTTCAAAGATACAAAGTGCTG gtGCATGCAGCTTTACTTCTCAAAACCATCGAGATGCTGCTTCGCAGACCATTCCTGCTCAATGTTTAGAAGCTGTTGACTCAAAGATCCTTGTGGGTTCTGCACGTCGAAGGTCATCTGCCAGATCTTCTACTTTGATTGATATTTTGGGACTTAAAGAACTGTCCTCAGTAAAAAATTCAGTTACAACCTCAATTTCTGATCCTTGGATACAAAGGAGTTTCTATAAACCATATAATCCTTCTGATCAAGGTGttaattttttatgtaaaacattgttttcctcttctccagctgaatCCTCTGAGTCAGATTGCTCCAGTCCAAGCCCCATTATCTTCTTAGATGAAGAAGGGTATCAAAAAAGCTTGAAGGCAAAACTTCAGCTGCCAAAAATTCCAGTAGTGAAAGATGGTATAGAGGATTCCGACTCAGAAGTAAGTGAATTTTTTGATAGTTTTGATCAGTTTGATGAGCTGGAACAAGCCTTGGAAAACTCTTGTAAAGTCATTAGGGATCCCATCCTAGGGAATCCCtcccagaaaaggaaaactgcacGTGAACAGTTGTCTTCTGCAAGCATTACAATGAATCCTCAGAAATTCAAGTTTGATCGTCCCACTCTCCCAGCCAACGTAAAGAAACCAACTCCTCGTAAACCAGAATCACCATATAGCGGCATCTTTGATGTCCCAGATTCCCCTCGCCCAGTTAAAACATCCGGGGAAGAGAGTGGAGGCTTGTTCAGCCCTATTAGATCATCAGCTTTCAGTCCACTAGGGAGCTGTGGTTCTTCTGAATGTTTATGTCGAATTAATCTTAGTGGCGATGGGACAGGTCAGAATCACCATGATGCAATTTATAATAGTTATTCAGCATACGCTGACAgtgtttcatttgaaatactGGGTTCTGTTTTTCATTCTGAGTCGTCGTCAGAACAAATGTGTGCAGGAAATGATTCCAAACACAAAGGGATTgctttggaagggaaaaaaggtcGAGCTGCagatctgaaaatgaaaactggcaAGGAGCCAGATAAGCAAGCGAAATCTAAACGTAAGTCATTAATGATTAGAGACAGCATTCAAAAATTTGCAGCTGAATTAGTTGAAAAAAGTTTTGGCAGTGCATTTAAAGACTTGCAAAAAGGCGTTTCTTCGTGCACCAATGCACTTTGTCATTTGGCTGCTAGGTTGACTTCTTCGGTATTTCAAATGGCTTTTTATGAGATTGGGAGACGTAGAGCAATCTCCCTGAAGGAGCGTGCCATTAATGGGATCGCAAACTTTTTGGTGAGTGAAGCTATAACTGGTGCTTTGAAAGAACTGCGGCatgtaaagaaacaaatatttaccAACACTGTTGCACGGTTTGCGGCAGACCTTGCTGAAGAACTTGTGTTTGAAGGAATCATGGAAGTATGCCAGTTCTCGTATCCGTCGACACCTACAGCTGCACAGTCTTCATCATTTGATTATGAAGACAACGTGGTAAGATCTTACGCCAGAGATTTGTCCGAATCTGTCATTCAGGAGGCTTTTATTGAGCTGTCTCAGGTTGATGTGACCTTCACAACACAAGCAGCCATTAGTATTTCCATGGACAACATTAAATACGTGAGTGCAGAAAGTATGCTAGAGTCAACACAGACTTCCACCGTTTTTCCTAATGTTGGTGATAGGGTAGCACTGAAGCCAGTCCAAGATTCCAACAAGGAATATACTGTACAGCAAGCTCTGTTTTGCACCTCTGGTGTTGTAAGTTCAATACCTGTGCCCTTAGCTGGAAGAGCTCTTTGTCAACATCAGGTTTCCTCTGATGCTTATAAAGCAAAAGTATCCAGGGCTCTGAATTCTGATGacaatatgaaaatatacaaaGACTCCACTCATCCGTTTTTcacaagcagagagagagaggaggaagtcgcttctttcagaaatatataCCTAACTTCAGATCACCGTCAAAGTACTGAAAATACTCCATCACTCTTACATAACCAAAGTGATACTAAACAACCAAATGACAGATCTGGAATGAACAATAATTCAGAATCAACGAGTGGATTGAAAGGCATTAATACTTTCTCTGGAACTATGGTAGATATGATAGTAAATGAAGCTTATGAAGCCATAACCTCATCTAGAGTAACAAAAGCAGTAGAAGAGTATACAGATTTTTTGACAAGGAAAATAATAGATAAAAAACCTTATGTGCAATGTATTGCTGAAGATTTCCCCAAGAATATGTTTGCAGATCACTTGGCCAAGTATGTCATAAAACAATCTGTGGATGAAAGTAAAACTGTGTTATGCAACACTAGTGAGAATTTACCATGTAATATGAGCTCGCAGACTTATGCAGATACCAATAGAAAAGAACAATGTGTGATAAAGAAGCAAGAGGCTGAGAAACAAAGTAATGTTTCTATAATTGTGGAACAACAACAATTGCCTTTGAATAATCCAGGTAAATTTCTTCTTACTCCAACTCATtctgttcagtgtttttcaGAATCTAAAGATTGTTGGCAAGAACAAAAAGGACACAGGTTTGCTTCAAAATCACCACCACCTTGTTCCACTGTGACTTTCGCTAGGCATGTTCTAGAGGACTTTCCCGACGCAGGAAGCTGCTCAATAACATACTTAAACAAGCCCTCAAAAAACCGTGATACTCAGAAACCATCATCAGAATCTTTGACTTACAGGCAAGCTGATGGTTTTCTGCATGCAAATAGCTTTTCTTCAGTGATGTTTGGCAGTGAAGATGCTTTGCAGATAGAAGGTAAATCAAGTCTCAAAGATGGCAATACCTGCGTAATGCCTGATACACCCCCGCCGACTCCTTTAGTACCATATCAAGGTAGTTCTGAAAGAAACCTAAGAAAACTATCTAAGAAACTCAAGGGAGAATTAGCAAAGGAATTTGCACCTGCAACACCACCTTCTACACCGTACAATCCATCCATTACTGGTTTGTCTGAAACTGAACGTGACTCTTTGGAAAATGAGGAATTTATGCTGAAACTCATGCGGTCACTTTCTGAAGAAGTGGAAAGTAGTGAAGATGAATATCATTCTGAAATGCCCATTGAGAAAGACGAGTGTTCAGAAAAAACAATTCAGTATGCAGATTGCTTAGCTAGCCATATAATTTCAATAGCGACTGAAATGGCTGCTTCCCATTTAGATGGTAAAACAAACGAAAGAGAAACTGATACACAGGTTCAGTTAGGTATGCAAAACGAAAGATGCGGATATACTGCATTTATAAATATCCCAGAAGAGACATGCAATTCTTTATGGAATTATGCAGGTGATATGGCAGGAAAAGTCATCCATGAGGCCAAGAAAATAGTGAGATCAAGGCATTGTAAACTGTTGAGGCTGAAGCGGGTTAACTGTCAGGTGGATTGCCTCTATCTGAGAAAAGGTGATAAAGATTACAGTTCAAAAGAACGGTGCAGTCCAGCGCAGGACCAGTGGCGGGGGGAGAGAGATTCATCTGTACTTCCTTTACCGCAAGGTTCAGGCGTGACAGGTTTGACTTCCAAATACCCAAGCTGTGAAAGTGTGACTGATGAATATGCAGATCATATTATTCGAGttttgaaaagagaaggagGTAATGCTGAACTGTTAATGGATCAGTATGCCAGCAGACTCGCTTACAGGTCTATCAAGTCAGGTTTACAGCAAGCTGCTAGAAAAACCAAATTGAGATACAACAGAAAGACGTTTCCTGGGCAAACTGCACAAGTAAATGGCAAGCTGGAGCTGATCAAAGCAGCGAATAAAGATGCACaacaagcaaaaagcagcattcaTCGTTGTGAAGACCAAACGTACGAAAGGAGTATCGACACACACAGAACAGAATGCGCAGAGTTGTTACATTTTTCAGAATCGCTTGCTCGCAGTATCACTTGCGATGTCaggaagaaattgaaaatgTCGGGAGCGTGTTTGCCAAAGTCTCTGACAGATTCCTGTCTATATAAAAAGACTGAATTAGATGAAGTCACAGGGGAAGTTattaaaacaagattttctAGCACATTTGTTCCTTTCTCCCCAGATCATAAACTGTATCATAGTACTGgcagtttaaatgaaaatggcTACAGTGAAGGCATAATTCAAGCTATAGAAAAATATGCTAGGAAAGTAGCAGATGATACTCTAGAAATGAGTTTAGAGTCAGCTGTTCTCCATgtggctgaaaacagaaaaaatgggGATAGGCTATCATATACTGAGAAACTGTCTCCTTTTTCTGGAACTGTCTGTAGATGCTGCAGTATGAAGGAACATCGGTACTGTATAGAAAGTACACCTCATCATCTGTCTGCGCAAGAATCTTCCATTCCAGTGAggcattttcttcattctgcaGTAGGTGGTGCCTGTCAAAAATCAAGAGTGTTTCAGCTTGATATTCCTAAAATTCACGTTGATGTAGAACAGAAGACAGTGTTTTCTGACAagggggctgctgcagctgtagAGAAAGCAGGAGAGCTGAGTTACACAAGTCTGACAGCTGACAGTGGTATTGGACAAGATGGAGTCAGTTTTGCTGAAAGCCTTACTACTGAAATAATGACATCAGCTATGACTAATATTGGTCAGGCAGTTAACATAAG TTCTGTTGGAAGAGAAGGATTTCACTCTGTTGAATCTATTGTTAGCCAGCAGATGAGTCTTAGTATTGGTGATGATAGCACTGGGAGTTGGTCCAATCTAAGTTTTGAAGATGAACATCCTGATGAGAGCAGCAGTTTTCTTCACCTTAGTGACAG TTCAGCTGTGTTCTCTTCTTCTCCTGGCAGTAATGGTAACAGCAGTAGCTGGAGCAGTCTTGGTTTAGAAGGGGATATGTATGAGGAGAATTTATCCTTTCCAACATCAGACAG tgatGGAACAGAAGATAAAGATGAGGACTCCAAGGATGCTGTAGAAG gTTTGGAGCAAATACAAAAGACTTTAGCAATAGTGAATATTGATCTGGAACCAAATCTAGTGGACCCCCAGCTCAGAGCAGCGCTCCAGTGGCTGGCAGCTTCTGAAACAGAGGTGTCTGATCTTCACTTTCATGACACTGCTGCAAGGGAATTTGTCTTT
- the AKAP11 gene encoding A-kinase anchor protein 11 isoform X3: protein MKSLLHSRKELCNVSAEECLNREEQENFIEITFIGFAEEMGTVHLQELSAVSAELPDALKSLQLCKLKENEVIFLKDVKKTLAKPYVMKHQNQLPEVFCVMRLSPSFPRIKVDYIFTLLSKYTTGIRYAVEIKSSQKHQTETSHGEDDDTNQSVSSIEDDFVTAFEHLDEDEPSKIQSAGACSFTSQNHRDAASQTIPAQCLEAVDSKILVGSARRRSSARSSTLIDILGLKELSSVKNSVTTSISDPWIQRSFYKPYNPSDQGVNFLCKTLFSSSPAESSESDCSSPSPIIFLDEEGYQKSLKAKLQLPKIPVVKDGIEDSDSEVSEFFDSFDQFDELEQALENSCKVIRDPILGNPSQKRKTAREQLSSASITMNPQKFKFDRPTLPANVKKPTPRKPESPYSGIFDVPDSPRPVKTSGEESGGLFSPIRSSAFSPLGSCGSSECLCRINLSGDGTGQNHHDAIYNSYSAYADSVSFEILGSVFHSESSSEQMCAGNDSKHKGIALEGKKGRAADLKMKTGKEPDKQAKSKRKSLMIRDSIQKFAAELVEKSFGSAFKDLQKGVSSCTNALCHLAARLTSSVFQMAFYEIGRRRAISLKERAINGIANFLVSEAITGALKELRHVKKQIFTNTVARFAADLAEELVFEGIMEVCQFSYPSTPTAAQSSSFDYEDNVVRSYARDLSESVIQEAFIELSQVDVTFTTQAAISISMDNIKYVSAESMLESTQTSTVFPNVGDRVALKPVQDSNKEYTVQQALFCTSGVVSSIPVPLAGRALCQHQVSSDAYKAKVSRALNSDDNMKIYKDSTHPFFTSREREEEVASFRNIYLTSDHRQSTENTPSLLHNQSDTKQPNDRSGMNNNSESTSGLKGINTFSGTMVDMIVNEAYEAITSSRVTKAVEEYTDFLTRKIIDKKPYVQCIAEDFPKNMFADHLAKYVIKQSVDESKTVLCNTSENLPCNMSSQTYADTNRKEQCVIKKQEAEKQSNVSIIVEQQQLPLNNPGKFLLTPTHSVQCFSESKDCWQEQKGHRFASKSPPPCSTVTFARHVLEDFPDAGSCSITYLNKPSKNRDTQKPSSESLTYRQADGFLHANSFSSVMFGSEDALQIEGKSSLKDGNTCVMPDTPPPTPLVPYQGSSERNLRKLSKKLKGELAKEFAPATPPSTPYNPSITGLSETERDSLENEEFMLKLMRSLSEEVESSEDEYHSEMPIEKDECSEKTIQYADCLASHIISIATEMAASHLDGKTNERETDTQVQLGMQNERCGYTAFINIPEETCNSLWNYAGDMAGKVIHEAKKIVRSRHCKLLRLKRVNCQVDCLYLRKGDKDYSSKERCSPAQDQWRGERDSSVLPLPQGSGVTGLTSKYPSCESVTDEYADHIIRVLKREGGNAELLMDQYASRLAYRSIKSGLQQAARKTKLRYNRKTFPGQTAQVNGKLELIKAANKDAQQAKSSIHRCEDQTYERSIDTHRTECAELLHFSESLARSITCDVRKKLKMSGACLPKSLTDSCLYKKTELDEVTGEVIKTRFSSTFVPFSPDHKLYHSTGSLNENGYSEGIIQAIEKYARKVADDTLEMSLESAVLHVAENRKNGDRLSYTEKLSPFSGTVCRCCSMKEHRYCIESTPHHLSAQESSIPVRHFLHSAVGGACQKSRVFQLDIPKIHVDVEQKTVFSDKGAAAAVEKAGELSYTSLTADSGIGQDGVSFAESLTTEIMTSAMTNIGQAVNISSVGREGFHSVESIVSQQMSLSIGDDSTGSWSNLSFEDEHPDESSSFLHLSDSSAVFSSSPGSNGNSSSWSSLGLEGDMYEENLSFPTSDSDGTEDKDEDSKDAVEGLEQIQKTLAIVNIDLEPNLVDPQLRAALQWLAASETEVSDLHFHDTAAREFVFLSRRLRERDWKVGDLLQAVLKYCEMIEKASGGEEALNKSLVGWLLENV, encoded by the exons GAGTTGTCagctgtttctgcagagctccCAGATGCTCTGAAATCGCTCCAGTTGTgcaaactaaaagaaaatgaggttatatttctgaaagatgtAAAGAAAACCTTGGCAAAACCTTATGTCATGAAACATCAG AATCAGCTTCCTGAAGTGTTTTGTGTGATGAGACTGTCTCCTTCATTCCCAAGGATCAAAGTTGATTATATATTTACCTTGCTGAGCAAGTATACCACAGGCATAAGATATGCAGTGGAAATAAAATCGTCGCAAAAACATCAAACAGAGACATCCCATGGAGAAGATGATGACACTAATCAGTCAGTTTCTTCAATTGAGGATGATTTTGTCACTGCTTTTGAACACTTAGATGAAGATGAGCCTTCAAAGATACAAAGTGCTG gtGCATGCAGCTTTACTTCTCAAAACCATCGAGATGCTGCTTCGCAGACCATTCCTGCTCAATGTTTAGAAGCTGTTGACTCAAAGATCCTTGTGGGTTCTGCACGTCGAAGGTCATCTGCCAGATCTTCTACTTTGATTGATATTTTGGGACTTAAAGAACTGTCCTCAGTAAAAAATTCAGTTACAACCTCAATTTCTGATCCTTGGATACAAAGGAGTTTCTATAAACCATATAATCCTTCTGATCAAGGTGttaattttttatgtaaaacattgttttcctcttctccagctgaatCCTCTGAGTCAGATTGCTCCAGTCCAAGCCCCATTATCTTCTTAGATGAAGAAGGGTATCAAAAAAGCTTGAAGGCAAAACTTCAGCTGCCAAAAATTCCAGTAGTGAAAGATGGTATAGAGGATTCCGACTCAGAAGTAAGTGAATTTTTTGATAGTTTTGATCAGTTTGATGAGCTGGAACAAGCCTTGGAAAACTCTTGTAAAGTCATTAGGGATCCCATCCTAGGGAATCCCtcccagaaaaggaaaactgcacGTGAACAGTTGTCTTCTGCAAGCATTACAATGAATCCTCAGAAATTCAAGTTTGATCGTCCCACTCTCCCAGCCAACGTAAAGAAACCAACTCCTCGTAAACCAGAATCACCATATAGCGGCATCTTTGATGTCCCAGATTCCCCTCGCCCAGTTAAAACATCCGGGGAAGAGAGTGGAGGCTTGTTCAGCCCTATTAGATCATCAGCTTTCAGTCCACTAGGGAGCTGTGGTTCTTCTGAATGTTTATGTCGAATTAATCTTAGTGGCGATGGGACAGGTCAGAATCACCATGATGCAATTTATAATAGTTATTCAGCATACGCTGACAgtgtttcatttgaaatactGGGTTCTGTTTTTCATTCTGAGTCGTCGTCAGAACAAATGTGTGCAGGAAATGATTCCAAACACAAAGGGATTgctttggaagggaaaaaaggtcGAGCTGCagatctgaaaatgaaaactggcaAGGAGCCAGATAAGCAAGCGAAATCTAAACGTAAGTCATTAATGATTAGAGACAGCATTCAAAAATTTGCAGCTGAATTAGTTGAAAAAAGTTTTGGCAGTGCATTTAAAGACTTGCAAAAAGGCGTTTCTTCGTGCACCAATGCACTTTGTCATTTGGCTGCTAGGTTGACTTCTTCGGTATTTCAAATGGCTTTTTATGAGATTGGGAGACGTAGAGCAATCTCCCTGAAGGAGCGTGCCATTAATGGGATCGCAAACTTTTTGGTGAGTGAAGCTATAACTGGTGCTTTGAAAGAACTGCGGCatgtaaagaaacaaatatttaccAACACTGTTGCACGGTTTGCGGCAGACCTTGCTGAAGAACTTGTGTTTGAAGGAATCATGGAAGTATGCCAGTTCTCGTATCCGTCGACACCTACAGCTGCACAGTCTTCATCATTTGATTATGAAGACAACGTGGTAAGATCTTACGCCAGAGATTTGTCCGAATCTGTCATTCAGGAGGCTTTTATTGAGCTGTCTCAGGTTGATGTGACCTTCACAACACAAGCAGCCATTAGTATTTCCATGGACAACATTAAATACGTGAGTGCAGAAAGTATGCTAGAGTCAACACAGACTTCCACCGTTTTTCCTAATGTTGGTGATAGGGTAGCACTGAAGCCAGTCCAAGATTCCAACAAGGAATATACTGTACAGCAAGCTCTGTTTTGCACCTCTGGTGTTGTAAGTTCAATACCTGTGCCCTTAGCTGGAAGAGCTCTTTGTCAACATCAGGTTTCCTCTGATGCTTATAAAGCAAAAGTATCCAGGGCTCTGAATTCTGATGacaatatgaaaatatacaaaGACTCCACTCATCCGTTTTTcacaagcagagagagagaggaggaagtcgcttctttcagaaatatataCCTAACTTCAGATCACCGTCAAAGTACTGAAAATACTCCATCACTCTTACATAACCAAAGTGATACTAAACAACCAAATGACAGATCTGGAATGAACAATAATTCAGAATCAACGAGTGGATTGAAAGGCATTAATACTTTCTCTGGAACTATGGTAGATATGATAGTAAATGAAGCTTATGAAGCCATAACCTCATCTAGAGTAACAAAAGCAGTAGAAGAGTATACAGATTTTTTGACAAGGAAAATAATAGATAAAAAACCTTATGTGCAATGTATTGCTGAAGATTTCCCCAAGAATATGTTTGCAGATCACTTGGCCAAGTATGTCATAAAACAATCTGTGGATGAAAGTAAAACTGTGTTATGCAACACTAGTGAGAATTTACCATGTAATATGAGCTCGCAGACTTATGCAGATACCAATAGAAAAGAACAATGTGTGATAAAGAAGCAAGAGGCTGAGAAACAAAGTAATGTTTCTATAATTGTGGAACAACAACAATTGCCTTTGAATAATCCAGGTAAATTTCTTCTTACTCCAACTCATtctgttcagtgtttttcaGAATCTAAAGATTGTTGGCAAGAACAAAAAGGACACAGGTTTGCTTCAAAATCACCACCACCTTGTTCCACTGTGACTTTCGCTAGGCATGTTCTAGAGGACTTTCCCGACGCAGGAAGCTGCTCAATAACATACTTAAACAAGCCCTCAAAAAACCGTGATACTCAGAAACCATCATCAGAATCTTTGACTTACAGGCAAGCTGATGGTTTTCTGCATGCAAATAGCTTTTCTTCAGTGATGTTTGGCAGTGAAGATGCTTTGCAGATAGAAGGTAAATCAAGTCTCAAAGATGGCAATACCTGCGTAATGCCTGATACACCCCCGCCGACTCCTTTAGTACCATATCAAGGTAGTTCTGAAAGAAACCTAAGAAAACTATCTAAGAAACTCAAGGGAGAATTAGCAAAGGAATTTGCACCTGCAACACCACCTTCTACACCGTACAATCCATCCATTACTGGTTTGTCTGAAACTGAACGTGACTCTTTGGAAAATGAGGAATTTATGCTGAAACTCATGCGGTCACTTTCTGAAGAAGTGGAAAGTAGTGAAGATGAATATCATTCTGAAATGCCCATTGAGAAAGACGAGTGTTCAGAAAAAACAATTCAGTATGCAGATTGCTTAGCTAGCCATATAATTTCAATAGCGACTGAAATGGCTGCTTCCCATTTAGATGGTAAAACAAACGAAAGAGAAACTGATACACAGGTTCAGTTAGGTATGCAAAACGAAAGATGCGGATATACTGCATTTATAAATATCCCAGAAGAGACATGCAATTCTTTATGGAATTATGCAGGTGATATGGCAGGAAAAGTCATCCATGAGGCCAAGAAAATAGTGAGATCAAGGCATTGTAAACTGTTGAGGCTGAAGCGGGTTAACTGTCAGGTGGATTGCCTCTATCTGAGAAAAGGTGATAAAGATTACAGTTCAAAAGAACGGTGCAGTCCAGCGCAGGACCAGTGGCGGGGGGAGAGAGATTCATCTGTACTTCCTTTACCGCAAGGTTCAGGCGTGACAGGTTTGACTTCCAAATACCCAAGCTGTGAAAGTGTGACTGATGAATATGCAGATCATATTATTCGAGttttgaaaagagaaggagGTAATGCTGAACTGTTAATGGATCAGTATGCCAGCAGACTCGCTTACAGGTCTATCAAGTCAGGTTTACAGCAAGCTGCTAGAAAAACCAAATTGAGATACAACAGAAAGACGTTTCCTGGGCAAACTGCACAAGTAAATGGCAAGCTGGAGCTGATCAAAGCAGCGAATAAAGATGCACaacaagcaaaaagcagcattcaTCGTTGTGAAGACCAAACGTACGAAAGGAGTATCGACACACACAGAACAGAATGCGCAGAGTTGTTACATTTTTCAGAATCGCTTGCTCGCAGTATCACTTGCGATGTCaggaagaaattgaaaatgTCGGGAGCGTGTTTGCCAAAGTCTCTGACAGATTCCTGTCTATATAAAAAGACTGAATTAGATGAAGTCACAGGGGAAGTTattaaaacaagattttctAGCACATTTGTTCCTTTCTCCCCAGATCATAAACTGTATCATAGTACTGgcagtttaaatgaaaatggcTACAGTGAAGGCATAATTCAAGCTATAGAAAAATATGCTAGGAAAGTAGCAGATGATACTCTAGAAATGAGTTTAGAGTCAGCTGTTCTCCATgtggctgaaaacagaaaaaatgggGATAGGCTATCATATACTGAGAAACTGTCTCCTTTTTCTGGAACTGTCTGTAGATGCTGCAGTATGAAGGAACATCGGTACTGTATAGAAAGTACACCTCATCATCTGTCTGCGCAAGAATCTTCCATTCCAGTGAggcattttcttcattctgcaGTAGGTGGTGCCTGTCAAAAATCAAGAGTGTTTCAGCTTGATATTCCTAAAATTCACGTTGATGTAGAACAGAAGACAGTGTTTTCTGACAagggggctgctgcagctgtagAGAAAGCAGGAGAGCTGAGTTACACAAGTCTGACAGCTGACAGTGGTATTGGACAAGATGGAGTCAGTTTTGCTGAAAGCCTTACTACTGAAATAATGACATCAGCTATGACTAATATTGGTCAGGCAGTTAACATAAG TTCTGTTGGAAGAGAAGGATTTCACTCTGTTGAATCTATTGTTAGCCAGCAGATGAGTCTTAGTATTGGTGATGATAGCACTGGGAGTTGGTCCAATCTAAGTTTTGAAGATGAACATCCTGATGAGAGCAGCAGTTTTCTTCACCTTAGTGACAG TTCAGCTGTGTTCTCTTCTTCTCCTGGCAGTAATGGTAACAGCAGTAGCTGGAGCAGTCTTGGTTTAGAAGGGGATATGTATGAGGAGAATTTATCCTTTCCAACATCAGACAG tgatGGAACAGAAGATAAAGATGAGGACTCCAAGGATGCTGTAGAAG gTTTGGAGCAAATACAAAAGACTTTAGCAATAGTGAATATTGATCTGGAACCAAATCTAGTGGACCCCCAGCTCAGAGCAGCGCTCCAGTGGCTGGCAGCTTCTGAAACAGAGGTGTCTGATCTTCACTTTCATGACACTGCTGCAAGGGAATTTGTCTTT